A genomic stretch from Microtus pennsylvanicus isolate mMicPen1 chromosome 11, mMicPen1.hap1, whole genome shotgun sequence includes:
- the Rnf112 gene encoding RING finger protein 112 isoform X2, with protein MPRPALSVTAFCHRLGKRESKRSFMGNSSNSWSHASFPKLELGLGHRPSPPREPPTCSICLERLREPISLDCGHDFCIRCFSTHRIPGCEPPCCPECRKICKQKKGLRSLGERMKLLPQRPLPPAPQETCAVRAERLLLVRINASGGLILRMGAINRCLKHPLARDTPVCLLAVLGEQHSGKSFLLDHLLRGLPNLESGDNGRPRTEGSLPGIRWGANGLTRGIWMWSHPFLLGKEGKKVAVFLVDTGDVMSPELSRETRIKLCALTMMLSSYQILNTSQELKDTDLGYLEMFVHVAEVMGKHYGMVPIQHLDLLVRDSSHHNKSGQGHVGDILQLSGKYPKVQELLLGKRARCYLLPAPERQWSSKGQASPRGNTEDDFSHFFRAYISDVLSTAPQHAKSRCQGYWSEGRAIARGDRRLLTGQQLAQEIKNLSGWMGKTGPSFSSPDEMAAQLHDLRKVEAAKKEFEEYVRQQDIATKRIFSALRVLPDTMRNLLSTQKDAILARHGVALLCKEREQTLEALEAELQAEAKAFMDSYTMRFCGHLAAVGGAVGAGLMGLAGGVVGAGMAAAALAAEAGMVAAGAAVGATGAAVVGGGVGAGLAATVGCMEKEEDERVQGGDREPLLQEE; from the exons ATGCCGAGGCCCGCTCTGTCAGTCACTGCTTTTTGTCATCGGCTCGGCAAAAGG GAGAGCAAACGAAGCTTCATGGGAAACAGCAGCAACAGTTG GTCCCATGCATCATTCCCCAAGCTGGAGCTGGGCCTGGGACACCGTCCCTCCCCACCCCGCGAGCCGCCTACCTGCTCCATCTGTCTGGAAAGGCTTCGAGAGCCCATCTCACTGGACTGTGGCCATGACTTCTGCATCCGGTGCTTCAGCACTCATCGCATCCcaggctgtgaaccaccatgctgcCCTGAGTGCCGGAAAATCTGCAAGCAGAAGAAGGGCCTCCGCAGTCTAGGGGAGCGGATGAAGCTCCTGCCGCAGCGGCCACTGCCCCCTGCACCGCAG GAGACCTGTGCCGTGAGGGCAGAGCGGCTGCTATTGGTGCGTATCAATGCCTCTGGAGGCCTCATCCTCAGAATGGGGGCCATAAACCGCTGCCTGAAGCATCCATTGGCCAGGGACACACCTGTCTGTTTGCTTGCTGTACTGGGAgagcagcactcaggaaagtccTTCCTCCTGGACCACTTGCTCAGAGGTTTACCAAACCTG GAATCTGGTGACAATGGCAGGCCCAGGACAGAGGGGTCTCTGCCTGGGATCAGATGGGGTGCCAATGGCCTTACTAGGGGCATCTGGATGTGGAGTCATCCCTTCCTGctgggaaaagaagggaagaag GTGGCTGTGTTCTTAGTGGACACGGGAGATGTCATGAGCCCGGAACTGAGCAGGGAGACAAGGATCAAGCTCTGTGCTCTCACAATGATGCTCAGCTCCTACCAG ATCCTGAACACCTCCCAGGAGCTGAAGGACACAGACCTGGGCTATCTAGAG ATGTTCGTTCACGTGGCTGAGGTGATGGGCAAGCATTATGGGATGGTGCCAATCCAG CATCTGGACCTCTTAGTTCGTGACTCTTCCCATCACAATAAGTCAGGGCAGGGACACGTGGGTGACATACTCCAG CTGTCCGGTAAATACCCTAAGGTCCAGGAGCTTCTCCTAGGGAAACGGGCCCGCTGTTACCTCTTGCCTGCTCCTGAGAGGCAGTGGTCAAGCAAAGGTCAAGCAAGCCCAAGAGGCA ACACAGAAGATGACTTCTCTCACTTCTTCCGGGCCTACATCTCGGATGTGCTGAGCACAGCACCTCAGCATGCTAAGAGCCGCTGCCAGGGGTACTGGAGTGAGGGGCGTGCCATAGCCAGAGGGGACAGACGCCTGCTCACAGGGCAGCAGCTAGCACAGGAGATCAAG AACCTCTCAGGTTGGATGGGGAAGACGGGGCCCAGTTTTAGCTCTCCAGATGAG ATGGCTGCTCAGCTCCACGACCTGAGGAAAGTGGAAGCTGCCAAGAAGGAGTTTGAGGAGTATGTGAGGCAGCAG gACATAGCCACTAAGCGCATCTTCTCTGCACTCCGAGTCCTGCCCGATACCATGCGGAACCTCCTCTCTACCCAGAAGGACGCCATCTTGGCCCGCcatggtgtggccttgttgtgcAAGGAGAGAGAGCAGACCTTGGAGGCCCTGGAAGCTGAGTTGCAGGCGGAGGCCAAGGCCTTCATGGACTCCTACACAATGCGCTTCTGTGGCCACCTGGCCGCAGTGGGGGGCGCTGTAGGTGCCGGGCTCATGGGCCTGGCAGGGGGTGTGGTGGGTGCAGGCATGGCAGCGGCAGCATTGGCTGCTGAAGCTGGAATGGTGGCAGCTGGGGCAGCGGTGGGGGCCACCGGAGCTGCTGTAGTTGGGGGTGGTGTGGGTGCCGGCCTGGCTGCTACCGTGGGCTgcatggagaaggaggaagatgagcgGGTACAAGGAGGGGACCGAGAGCCCCTTCTCCAGGAAGAATAA
- the Rnf112 gene encoding RING finger protein 112 isoform X3, translating into MGQAVQGGTRTSRSHASFPKLELGLGHRPSPPREPPTCSICLERLREPISLDCGHDFCIRCFSTHRIPGCEPPCCPECRKICKQKKGLRSLGERMKLLPQRPLPPAPQETCAVRAERLLLVRINASGGLILRMGAINRCLKHPLARDTPVCLLAVLGEQHSGKSFLLDHLLRGLPNLESGDNGRPRTEGSLPGIRWGANGLTRGIWMWSHPFLLGKEGKKVAVFLVDTGDVMSPELSRETRIKLCALTMMLSSYQILNTSQELKDTDLGYLEMFVHVAEVMGKHYGMVPIQHLDLLVRDSSHHNKSGQGHVGDILQKLSGKYPKVQELLLGKRARCYLLPAPERQWSSKGQASPRGNTEDDFSHFFRAYISDVLSTAPQHAKSRCQGYWSEGRAIARGDRRLLTGQQLAQEIKNLSGWMGKTGPSFSSPDEMAAQLHDLRKVEAAKKEFEEYVRQQDIATKRIFSALRVLPDTMRNLLSTQKDAILARHGVALLCKEREQTLEALEAELQAEAKAFMDSYTMRFCGHLAAVGGAVGAGLMGLAGGVVGAGMAAAALAAEAGMVAAGAAVGATGAAVVGGGVGAGLAATVGCMEKEEDERVQGGDREPLLQEE; encoded by the exons ATGGGCCAGGCTGTGCAGGGAGGGACCAGGACAAGCAG GTCCCATGCATCATTCCCCAAGCTGGAGCTGGGCCTGGGACACCGTCCCTCCCCACCCCGCGAGCCGCCTACCTGCTCCATCTGTCTGGAAAGGCTTCGAGAGCCCATCTCACTGGACTGTGGCCATGACTTCTGCATCCGGTGCTTCAGCACTCATCGCATCCcaggctgtgaaccaccatgctgcCCTGAGTGCCGGAAAATCTGCAAGCAGAAGAAGGGCCTCCGCAGTCTAGGGGAGCGGATGAAGCTCCTGCCGCAGCGGCCACTGCCCCCTGCACCGCAG GAGACCTGTGCCGTGAGGGCAGAGCGGCTGCTATTGGTGCGTATCAATGCCTCTGGAGGCCTCATCCTCAGAATGGGGGCCATAAACCGCTGCCTGAAGCATCCATTGGCCAGGGACACACCTGTCTGTTTGCTTGCTGTACTGGGAgagcagcactcaggaaagtccTTCCTCCTGGACCACTTGCTCAGAGGTTTACCAAACCTG GAATCTGGTGACAATGGCAGGCCCAGGACAGAGGGGTCTCTGCCTGGGATCAGATGGGGTGCCAATGGCCTTACTAGGGGCATCTGGATGTGGAGTCATCCCTTCCTGctgggaaaagaagggaagaag GTGGCTGTGTTCTTAGTGGACACGGGAGATGTCATGAGCCCGGAACTGAGCAGGGAGACAAGGATCAAGCTCTGTGCTCTCACAATGATGCTCAGCTCCTACCAG ATCCTGAACACCTCCCAGGAGCTGAAGGACACAGACCTGGGCTATCTAGAG ATGTTCGTTCACGTGGCTGAGGTGATGGGCAAGCATTATGGGATGGTGCCAATCCAG CATCTGGACCTCTTAGTTCGTGACTCTTCCCATCACAATAAGTCAGGGCAGGGACACGTGGGTGACATACTCCAG AAGCTGTCCGGTAAATACCCTAAGGTCCAGGAGCTTCTCCTAGGGAAACGGGCCCGCTGTTACCTCTTGCCTGCTCCTGAGAGGCAGTGGTCAAGCAAAGGTCAAGCAAGCCCAAGAGGCA ACACAGAAGATGACTTCTCTCACTTCTTCCGGGCCTACATCTCGGATGTGCTGAGCACAGCACCTCAGCATGCTAAGAGCCGCTGCCAGGGGTACTGGAGTGAGGGGCGTGCCATAGCCAGAGGGGACAGACGCCTGCTCACAGGGCAGCAGCTAGCACAGGAGATCAAG AACCTCTCAGGTTGGATGGGGAAGACGGGGCCCAGTTTTAGCTCTCCAGATGAG ATGGCTGCTCAGCTCCACGACCTGAGGAAAGTGGAAGCTGCCAAGAAGGAGTTTGAGGAGTATGTGAGGCAGCAG gACATAGCCACTAAGCGCATCTTCTCTGCACTCCGAGTCCTGCCCGATACCATGCGGAACCTCCTCTCTACCCAGAAGGACGCCATCTTGGCCCGCcatggtgtggccttgttgtgcAAGGAGAGAGAGCAGACCTTGGAGGCCCTGGAAGCTGAGTTGCAGGCGGAGGCCAAGGCCTTCATGGACTCCTACACAATGCGCTTCTGTGGCCACCTGGCCGCAGTGGGGGGCGCTGTAGGTGCCGGGCTCATGGGCCTGGCAGGGGGTGTGGTGGGTGCAGGCATGGCAGCGGCAGCATTGGCTGCTGAAGCTGGAATGGTGGCAGCTGGGGCAGCGGTGGGGGCCACCGGAGCTGCTGTAGTTGGGGGTGGTGTGGGTGCCGGCCTGGCTGCTACCGTGGGCTgcatggagaaggaggaagatgagcgGGTACAAGGAGGGGACCGAGAGCCCCTTCTCCAGGAAGAATAA
- the Rnf112 gene encoding RING finger protein 112 isoform X1, with protein MPRPALSVTAFCHRLGKRESKRSFMGNSSNSWSHASFPKLELGLGHRPSPPREPPTCSICLERLREPISLDCGHDFCIRCFSTHRIPGCEPPCCPECRKICKQKKGLRSLGERMKLLPQRPLPPAPQETCAVRAERLLLVRINASGGLILRMGAINRCLKHPLARDTPVCLLAVLGEQHSGKSFLLDHLLRGLPNLESGDNGRPRTEGSLPGIRWGANGLTRGIWMWSHPFLLGKEGKKVAVFLVDTGDVMSPELSRETRIKLCALTMMLSSYQILNTSQELKDTDLGYLEMFVHVAEVMGKHYGMVPIQHLDLLVRDSSHHNKSGQGHVGDILQKLSGKYPKVQELLLGKRARCYLLPAPERQWSSKGQASPRGNTEDDFSHFFRAYISDVLSTAPQHAKSRCQGYWSEGRAIARGDRRLLTGQQLAQEIKNLSGWMGKTGPSFSSPDEMAAQLHDLRKVEAAKKEFEEYVRQQDIATKRIFSALRVLPDTMRNLLSTQKDAILARHGVALLCKEREQTLEALEAELQAEAKAFMDSYTMRFCGHLAAVGGAVGAGLMGLAGGVVGAGMAAAALAAEAGMVAAGAAVGATGAAVVGGGVGAGLAATVGCMEKEEDERVQGGDREPLLQEE; from the exons ATGCCGAGGCCCGCTCTGTCAGTCACTGCTTTTTGTCATCGGCTCGGCAAAAGG GAGAGCAAACGAAGCTTCATGGGAAACAGCAGCAACAGTTG GTCCCATGCATCATTCCCCAAGCTGGAGCTGGGCCTGGGACACCGTCCCTCCCCACCCCGCGAGCCGCCTACCTGCTCCATCTGTCTGGAAAGGCTTCGAGAGCCCATCTCACTGGACTGTGGCCATGACTTCTGCATCCGGTGCTTCAGCACTCATCGCATCCcaggctgtgaaccaccatgctgcCCTGAGTGCCGGAAAATCTGCAAGCAGAAGAAGGGCCTCCGCAGTCTAGGGGAGCGGATGAAGCTCCTGCCGCAGCGGCCACTGCCCCCTGCACCGCAG GAGACCTGTGCCGTGAGGGCAGAGCGGCTGCTATTGGTGCGTATCAATGCCTCTGGAGGCCTCATCCTCAGAATGGGGGCCATAAACCGCTGCCTGAAGCATCCATTGGCCAGGGACACACCTGTCTGTTTGCTTGCTGTACTGGGAgagcagcactcaggaaagtccTTCCTCCTGGACCACTTGCTCAGAGGTTTACCAAACCTG GAATCTGGTGACAATGGCAGGCCCAGGACAGAGGGGTCTCTGCCTGGGATCAGATGGGGTGCCAATGGCCTTACTAGGGGCATCTGGATGTGGAGTCATCCCTTCCTGctgggaaaagaagggaagaag GTGGCTGTGTTCTTAGTGGACACGGGAGATGTCATGAGCCCGGAACTGAGCAGGGAGACAAGGATCAAGCTCTGTGCTCTCACAATGATGCTCAGCTCCTACCAG ATCCTGAACACCTCCCAGGAGCTGAAGGACACAGACCTGGGCTATCTAGAG ATGTTCGTTCACGTGGCTGAGGTGATGGGCAAGCATTATGGGATGGTGCCAATCCAG CATCTGGACCTCTTAGTTCGTGACTCTTCCCATCACAATAAGTCAGGGCAGGGACACGTGGGTGACATACTCCAG AAGCTGTCCGGTAAATACCCTAAGGTCCAGGAGCTTCTCCTAGGGAAACGGGCCCGCTGTTACCTCTTGCCTGCTCCTGAGAGGCAGTGGTCAAGCAAAGGTCAAGCAAGCCCAAGAGGCA ACACAGAAGATGACTTCTCTCACTTCTTCCGGGCCTACATCTCGGATGTGCTGAGCACAGCACCTCAGCATGCTAAGAGCCGCTGCCAGGGGTACTGGAGTGAGGGGCGTGCCATAGCCAGAGGGGACAGACGCCTGCTCACAGGGCAGCAGCTAGCACAGGAGATCAAG AACCTCTCAGGTTGGATGGGGAAGACGGGGCCCAGTTTTAGCTCTCCAGATGAG ATGGCTGCTCAGCTCCACGACCTGAGGAAAGTGGAAGCTGCCAAGAAGGAGTTTGAGGAGTATGTGAGGCAGCAG gACATAGCCACTAAGCGCATCTTCTCTGCACTCCGAGTCCTGCCCGATACCATGCGGAACCTCCTCTCTACCCAGAAGGACGCCATCTTGGCCCGCcatggtgtggccttgttgtgcAAGGAGAGAGAGCAGACCTTGGAGGCCCTGGAAGCTGAGTTGCAGGCGGAGGCCAAGGCCTTCATGGACTCCTACACAATGCGCTTCTGTGGCCACCTGGCCGCAGTGGGGGGCGCTGTAGGTGCCGGGCTCATGGGCCTGGCAGGGGGTGTGGTGGGTGCAGGCATGGCAGCGGCAGCATTGGCTGCTGAAGCTGGAATGGTGGCAGCTGGGGCAGCGGTGGGGGCCACCGGAGCTGCTGTAGTTGGGGGTGGTGTGGGTGCCGGCCTGGCTGCTACCGTGGGCTgcatggagaaggaggaagatgagcgGGTACAAGGAGGGGACCGAGAGCCCCTTCTCCAGGAAGAATAA